A window of Piliocolobus tephrosceles isolate RC106 chromosome 13, ASM277652v3, whole genome shotgun sequence contains these coding sequences:
- the PLEKHB1 gene encoding pleckstrin homology domain-containing family B member 1, which yields MALVRGGWLWRQSSILRRWKRNWFALWLDGTLGYYHDETAQDEEDRVLIHFNVRDIKIGQECHDVQPPEGRSRDGLLTVNLREGGRLHLCAETRDDALAWKTALLEANSTPVRVYSPYQDYYEVVPPNAHEATYVRSYYGPPYAGPGVTHVIVREDPCYSTGAPLAMGMLAGAATGAALGSLMWSPCWF from the exons ATGGCCCTGGTGAGGGGCGGCTGGCTGTGGAGACAGA GCTCCATCCTCCGCCGCTGGAAGCGGAACTGGTTTGCCCTGTGGCTGGACGGGACCCTGGGATACTACCACGATGAGACAGCTCAGGACGAGGAGGACCGTGTGCTCATTCACTTCAATGTCCGTGACATAAAGATCGGCCAAGAGTGCCATG ATGTGCAGCCCCCAGAGGGCCGGAGCCGAGATGGCCTGCTAACTGTGAACCTACGGGAAGGCGGCCGCCTGCACCTCTGTGCGGAGACCAGGGATGATGCCCT AGCATGGAAGACAGCGCTGCTGGAGGCGAACTCCACCCCG GTGCGTGTCTACAGCCCGTACCAAGACTACTACGAGGTGGTGCCCCCCAACGCACACGAAGCCACGTATGTCCGCAGCTACTACGGACCGCCCTACGCAG GCCCCGGCGTGACGCACGTGATAGTGCGGGAGGATCCCTGCTACAGCACCGGCGCCCCTCTGGCCATGGGCATGCTTGCAGGAGCCGCCACTGGGGCGGCGCTTGGCTCGCTCATGTGGTCGCCCTGCTGGTTCTGA